One Sphingomonas sp. SUN039 genomic window carries:
- a CDS encoding response regulator transcription factor, translating to MKILLLEDDATTRAHIQRSLEAAGHVVDACAEGRDAIFHATGAAYGVLIVDRMVPGVDGLSVVKALRISGVTTPALFLTAMGGVEDRVEGLEAGGDDYLVKPFAMTELLARVAALGRRPPISETTTKLCVADLEMDLIKRTVARAGQRIELQAQEFKLLEYLMRHEGQVVTRTMLLENVWSFHFDPQTNVIESHMSRLRAKVDRGFGTELIQTLRGSGYRLGAGV from the coding sequence TTGAAGATATTGCTCCTCGAAGATGATGCTACGACCCGTGCGCATATCCAGCGCAGCCTCGAAGCCGCCGGGCATGTTGTTGACGCGTGTGCGGAAGGGCGCGATGCCATTTTCCACGCAACCGGTGCTGCTTATGGCGTCCTGATCGTTGATCGGATGGTGCCGGGCGTTGATGGCCTCAGTGTCGTCAAGGCGCTCCGGATCAGCGGCGTGACCACGCCCGCGTTGTTCCTGACGGCAATGGGCGGCGTCGAAGACCGCGTAGAGGGACTTGAAGCCGGTGGCGACGACTATCTGGTAAAGCCGTTCGCAATGACCGAGCTGCTCGCGCGCGTGGCAGCCCTCGGGCGACGGCCACCCATTTCTGAGACCACCACAAAGCTATGCGTCGCGGATCTCGAAATGGATCTGATCAAGCGGACGGTCGCGCGCGCGGGGCAGCGGATCGAGCTTCAGGCGCAGGAGTTCAAGCTGCTCGAATATCTTATGCGCCATGAAGGGCAGGTCGTCACGCGGACGATGCTGCTTGAAAATGTCTGGTCCTTTCACTTCGACCCGCAGACCAACGTGATTGAAAGCCATATGAGCCGCTTGCGCGCCAAGGTTGATCGCGGATTCGGGACCGAATTGATCCAAACGCTGCGCGGCTCGGGTTACCGCCTCGGTGCCGGTGTTTAG
- a CDS encoding PepSY domain-containing protein, with protein sequence MKYVASAILALSLAGAGAVALAAPTHGYVGQSLAPKAKVTMAQARAIALKAHPGQVTDAELENEGGGSGLRYSFDIKSGGKTFEVGIDAANGAVLENKAEGPHPD encoded by the coding sequence ATGAAATATGTTGCATCCGCAATTCTCGCGCTGTCGCTGGCTGGTGCCGGAGCGGTGGCACTTGCCGCCCCCACGCATGGTTATGTGGGCCAATCGCTTGCCCCCAAAGCGAAAGTGACGATGGCTCAGGCGCGGGCGATTGCGCTGAAGGCCCATCCGGGTCAGGTCACCGATGCTGAACTTGAGAATGAAGGCGGTGGCAGTGGCCTGCGCTATTCGTTCGACATCAAGAGCGGCGGCAAGACTTTCGAAGTCGGCATCGATGCTGCCAACGGCGCGGTCCTCGAAAACAAGGCGGAAGGTCCGCACCCCGATTGA
- a CDS encoding efflux RND transporter permease subunit: MLRTIVRFCLLHPWLVLGIAAIVMAFGIATVDRTQYDVFPEFVPAQATIQTEAPGLVAEQVEALVTRPLEDAINGANGVASVRSESAQGLSVINIAFRDGSDPYRARQVIAESISEAAAKLPTIANTPRLSPLTSSTMDLLKVGFVSDRLDPAALRDLIQWTVRPRLLATPGVAHAIVFGGALYRIEVRVKPTSLIASGASMSDVGNAVSALSGIRGGGFAETANQRILVQPVAGRVTVDTVAAAPVVTGNGVALTVGALADVVEAPSPKFGDALIMGRSGVLVAMASQYGANTLDATRAVEATLADLRPTLEAQGVTMYPSLHRPANFIEAALHGIGVDLLIGAVMIALVLLVFLRNVRIALIAFLSIPLSLLTALIVLDRLGLTINTMTLGGLAVALGVVVDDAIVDIENIVRRLREDAGADRIAIIEAAAVEVRAPVVYATYVLAFTIAPILFLTGLQGAFFAPLALSFLLAVLASLAVAMTVTPALASLLLARIGPVEESTLLDRIKLRHSRLLVPLFERPREVVGASVLVAIVGVAAFASFGSELLPAFREGHYVLKVNGPSGASIGWMRDVGTKISRDLLAVPQIATVEQQIGRAEAGEDTFGPNRSEMHVELKPLHGASEAVVVDRIRAILADYPAINSEILSSLGDRIAESLSGETAAVAINIYGADLDVLDRSAAQIASVLAKVPGAADVQVKSPPGTPVLSIALDSARMGLRGVSPTDAYDAIEATFQGRVVAQAPAADRVTDIALTLPPELRRDPESVGDVLVRAADGGSVRLSDIATIRLTEGRAQVLREGGQRRQVVTANPTRADIAGFVADARSTIKKGVKLPPGVSVAFGGVAEGQKAASRQIALNVAVASVAIVALLVLAFGGGRAATLILAGTPFALAGGVIAVAFTGGVLSLGALVGFVTLFGVAARNAILLVSHVDHLVAAEAAPWGPATVLRAARERVTPILITALVTALGLAPLALEAGQAGREVQGPMAIVILGGLVTSTVMSLILLPALILRYRRSAVTALGD, translated from the coding sequence ATGCTAAGGACCATCGTTCGCTTCTGCCTGCTACATCCTTGGCTCGTCCTCGGCATCGCGGCGATCGTCATGGCGTTCGGGATCGCGACCGTCGATCGGACGCAATACGACGTCTTTCCCGAGTTCGTGCCCGCGCAGGCGACGATCCAGACCGAGGCACCGGGCCTGGTTGCCGAGCAGGTCGAAGCGCTCGTCACACGTCCACTCGAAGACGCGATCAATGGCGCGAATGGCGTGGCGTCGGTGCGATCCGAGTCCGCGCAAGGTCTGTCGGTCATCAACATAGCGTTTCGCGACGGGAGCGACCCTTATCGCGCACGGCAAGTGATTGCCGAGTCGATCAGCGAAGCGGCAGCCAAGCTGCCGACAATTGCTAATACGCCACGGCTGAGCCCATTGACGTCCTCGACAATGGACTTGCTCAAAGTCGGGTTCGTCAGCGACCGGCTCGACCCCGCAGCGTTGCGTGACCTAATCCAGTGGACAGTGCGACCACGTTTGCTGGCGACGCCGGGCGTGGCCCATGCAATCGTCTTTGGCGGCGCGCTTTACCGGATCGAAGTCCGCGTCAAACCAACATCGCTTATCGCTAGCGGCGCGTCGATGAGCGATGTTGGAAATGCAGTATCTGCGCTTTCGGGCATACGCGGCGGTGGCTTTGCCGAGACCGCGAACCAGCGCATCCTCGTTCAGCCCGTTGCGGGGCGCGTTACTGTCGATACTGTGGCCGCTGCACCAGTCGTCACCGGTAACGGCGTTGCGCTGACCGTGGGTGCCTTGGCCGATGTCGTCGAAGCACCAAGCCCAAAATTCGGTGACGCACTTATCATGGGGCGTTCTGGCGTGCTCGTCGCAATGGCCAGCCAATATGGTGCAAATACGCTCGATGCGACACGGGCAGTCGAAGCAACGCTCGCGGATTTGCGCCCAACGCTCGAAGCGCAAGGTGTGACGATGTATCCCTCGCTACACCGTCCTGCCAATTTCATCGAGGCCGCGCTGCACGGCATCGGTGTCGATCTGTTGATCGGCGCAGTTATGATCGCGCTGGTCCTGCTGGTCTTCCTGCGTAATGTCCGCATCGCGCTGATCGCGTTTCTGTCGATTCCCCTATCATTGCTGACGGCATTGATCGTGCTCGACCGACTCGGTCTGACGATCAACACGATGACGCTGGGCGGTTTGGCGGTCGCGCTGGGCGTCGTGGTGGATGATGCCATTGTCGACATCGAGAACATCGTGCGGCGTCTGCGCGAGGATGCGGGCGCGGACCGGATCGCGATTATCGAGGCCGCTGCCGTCGAAGTACGCGCGCCGGTCGTCTATGCGACTTACGTTCTCGCCTTCACCATTGCACCGATTTTGTTCCTGACAGGTTTGCAGGGCGCGTTCTTCGCGCCGCTTGCACTCTCCTTTCTGCTTGCGGTCCTGGCGTCGCTCGCGGTGGCGATGACGGTGACGCCCGCATTGGCGTCGCTCCTGCTTGCGCGGATTGGGCCAGTGGAAGAGTCGACGCTGCTCGATCGCATCAAGTTGAGACATTCGCGCCTGCTCGTGCCATTGTTCGAGCGTCCGCGCGAAGTCGTCGGGGCCTCGGTGCTGGTGGCCATCGTCGGCGTGGCCGCTTTCGCATCGTTCGGGTCCGAACTCTTGCCTGCATTTCGCGAGGGTCATTACGTCCTCAAAGTCAACGGGCCAAGCGGCGCGTCGATCGGGTGGATGCGCGACGTGGGGACGAAGATTTCGCGCGACCTGCTTGCGGTACCGCAGATTGCAACGGTCGAACAGCAGATCGGCCGCGCTGAGGCGGGCGAAGACACGTTCGGCCCGAATCGCAGCGAGATGCATGTCGAGCTGAAGCCGCTACACGGCGCGAGCGAAGCTGTTGTGGTCGATCGCATTCGCGCCATCCTCGCCGATTATCCTGCGATCAACAGTGAAATCCTAAGTTCGCTCGGCGACCGCATCGCGGAGTCGCTATCGGGCGAGACCGCAGCGGTCGCGATCAACATCTATGGTGCCGATCTCGATGTGCTCGATCGCAGCGCGGCGCAGATCGCTTCCGTGCTCGCCAAAGTGCCGGGAGCCGCCGATGTGCAAGTGAAGTCGCCACCCGGAACGCCGGTGCTGTCCATCGCACTCGACAGTGCACGGATGGGACTGCGCGGCGTGTCGCCAACCGATGCCTATGATGCGATAGAGGCGACGTTTCAGGGTCGGGTCGTCGCGCAAGCCCCCGCTGCCGACCGCGTTACCGATATTGCGCTGACTCTGCCGCCCGAATTACGCCGAGACCCTGAAAGCGTTGGCGATGTGCTCGTCCGCGCCGCCGACGGTGGAAGCGTCCGGTTGAGCGATATCGCCACTATCCGCCTGACCGAAGGGCGCGCGCAGGTTTTGCGCGAAGGCGGGCAGCGACGTCAGGTCGTGACTGCCAATCCCACCCGCGCTGACATTGCCGGATTTGTCGCGGATGCCCGAAGCACGATCAAAAAAGGCGTCAAATTGCCGCCGGGCGTGTCAGTCGCGTTCGGCGGCGTCGCAGAGGGGCAAAAAGCGGCAAGCCGGCAGATCGCGCTTAATGTCGCGGTGGCAAGCGTCGCCATCGTTGCACTGCTTGTGCTAGCTTTCGGCGGGGGGCGCGCAGCAACGCTGATCCTTGCGGGCACGCCGTTTGCCCTCGCCGGTGGCGTCATCGCGGTAGCGTTCACCGGCGGTGTGCTGTCACTCGGTGCCCTTGTCGGATTTGTGACGTTATTCGGCGTTGCGGCGCGAAACGCCATCCTACTTGTATCGCATGTCGATCACCTGGTTGCAGCCGAAGCTGCGCCCTGGGGCCCCGCAACCGTCCTGCGTGCGGCACGCGAGCGGGTTACGCCCATCCTGATAACTGCTCTTGTCACTGCACTCGGGCTCGCACCGCTCGCGCTCGAAGCGGGGCAAGCCGGGCGCGAGGTTCAGGGGCCGATGGCCATCGTTATCCTCGGCGGCCTCGTCACGTCGACGGTCATGAGCCTGATCCTGTTGCCCGCGCTCATCCTGCGCTATCGCAGAAGCGCTGTGACGGCACTGGGAGACTGA
- a CDS encoding response regulator transcription factor: MRILLIEDSATVASQICEGLGLRGHDVVAVGDGAAGFERARATEWDALIVDRMLPSMDGLLLVKTLRSEGVRTPALFLTALGLVEDRVEGFEAGGDDYLVKPFAMAELVARVEALGRRESRLFSASQSLADLTIDRLARTVTRGDRIISLQAREYELLDALLTETPNVVTRTMLLERVWKIRFDPGTNLIESHISRLRSKIDVEGTAPIIHTIRGEGYAARLG; the protein is encoded by the coding sequence TTGCGCATCCTGCTGATCGAAGACAGCGCGACGGTCGCGAGCCAGATTTGCGAGGGACTTGGTTTGCGTGGACACGATGTTGTTGCTGTTGGCGATGGGGCTGCGGGCTTCGAGCGAGCGCGAGCAACAGAATGGGATGCGCTGATCGTCGACCGGATGCTGCCGTCGATGGACGGACTTTTGCTCGTAAAGACGCTGCGCTCGGAAGGCGTTCGGACGCCAGCACTATTCCTGACCGCGCTGGGCCTGGTCGAAGACAGGGTCGAAGGTTTTGAAGCGGGCGGCGACGATTATCTCGTCAAGCCGTTTGCGATGGCCGAACTTGTGGCGCGTGTCGAAGCCCTCGGACGGCGTGAAAGCCGCCTCTTCTCGGCGTCTCAATCGTTGGCCGACCTCACGATTGACCGGCTGGCGCGGACCGTGACGCGCGGAGATCGTATTATCTCGCTCCAGGCCCGCGAATATGAGCTGCTGGATGCGCTGCTGACGGAAACACCCAATGTCGTCACGCGGACGATGTTGCTCGAACGCGTGTGGAAAATCCGCTTCGATCCCGGCACCAATCTGATCGAAAGCCATATCAGCCGGTTGCGTTCAAAAATTGACGTCGAGGGCACCGCGCCGATCATCCACACTATTCGCGGCGAGGGCTATGCGGCGCGGCTGGGCTGA
- a CDS encoding metallophosphoesterase has protein sequence MAVRAPSETVPQRPTASTPENSKPSKFPVLTCDAVLPVGARTASISGQHLPAVSRNIRRIVVIGDTGCRLKAADDAYQACNDPAAYPFARIAARAAKWKPQLVIHVGDYHYRENPCPQGNRDCEGSPWGYGWDAWNADLFTPGAPLLAAAPWVVVRGNHENCPRAGQGWWRFIDPRPISPNRDCNRPEDDGTGDAATVYAVPIGGGARVIVADLATSPDKAIDPSEPRFAQYTAVQEQMRSLADGGTFNLVATHKPILGVAATRKEGQIVLRAATVGTQSVFAIKDPNILPESIDAILSGHVHLWEQISFPSRYPTQFISGFSGTLEDVVPLPERLPNGYTPASGVAPDAFASWTDGFGYMTLERRGPRRWKATVWNIDGCKVNRCILVGRRSRCLKQD, from the coding sequence ATGGCAGTGCGTGCACCGTCTGAGACGGTCCCGCAGCGCCCTACGGCATCCACACCTGAAAATTCGAAGCCATCGAAATTTCCGGTGCTGACGTGCGATGCGGTTTTACCAGTTGGGGCGCGCACGGCTTCGATCAGTGGGCAACATCTCCCCGCGGTCAGCCGCAACATTCGTCGAATCGTCGTTATCGGCGACACCGGCTGCCGCCTGAAGGCTGCTGACGATGCTTATCAGGCTTGCAACGATCCCGCCGCATACCCTTTCGCGCGCATCGCCGCGCGGGCCGCAAAGTGGAAACCGCAGCTCGTCATTCACGTCGGTGACTATCACTACCGTGAGAATCCGTGTCCGCAGGGCAATCGCGACTGCGAAGGGTCACCCTGGGGCTATGGATGGGACGCTTGGAACGCCGACCTGTTCACGCCGGGGGCACCGCTTCTCGCCGCCGCGCCTTGGGTCGTCGTGCGCGGCAATCACGAGAATTGCCCTCGTGCTGGCCAGGGCTGGTGGCGCTTCATCGATCCGAGGCCAATCTCGCCGAACCGCGACTGCAACCGACCTGAAGATGATGGGACGGGCGATGCTGCGACCGTCTATGCAGTGCCCATCGGCGGCGGGGCGCGCGTGATCGTTGCCGACCTTGCAACATCGCCGGACAAGGCCATCGATCCCTCAGAGCCGCGCTTCGCGCAATACACCGCAGTTCAAGAGCAAATGCGCAGCCTTGCCGACGGTGGGACGTTCAACCTGGTAGCGACGCACAAACCGATCCTCGGCGTTGCAGCGACCAGAAAGGAAGGCCAAATCGTCCTGCGCGCGGCAACCGTCGGCACGCAATCGGTCTTCGCCATCAAGGACCCGAACATTTTGCCCGAAAGCATCGACGCAATTCTTTCCGGCCATGTCCATCTTTGGGAGCAAATCAGCTTTCCGTCGCGCTATCCCACCCAATTCATAAGCGGGTTTTCGGGCACGCTCGAAGACGTTGTGCCGCTGCCCGAGCGGCTGCCGAACGGGTATACGCCCGCGTCCGGCGTCGCACCCGACGCCTTCGCATCGTGGACCGACGGTTTTGGCTACATGACGCTAGAACGGCGTGGACCGAGGCGTTGGAAAGCAACGGTATGGAACATCGATGGTTGCAAAGTGAACCGCTGCATCCTGGTAGGAAGGCGTTCGCGCTGCCTCAAACAGGACTAA
- a CDS encoding TonB-dependent receptor, with protein sequence MRTTLTRLLVGVAFIANTAAAHAADAPAPSSAEEDKIAEGSTIVVTATKPNEIAPVTASLATTQPQSIVSRSFIQDSISTTADFNQIALIAPSVSNFGGTNGVGLSESKAQIRGFQDGEYNITYDGVPFGDQNDPTHHSNTFWPSNTIETLVVDRGPGNASQLGQATFGGNINLFSRAPRDELGVELVGGYGTFNTYNGQAVLQSGAIDALGGTKFVVSAQYVNSDGALSFEKYKQLNLYAKAVVPISSDVTLSFIATANRNVFNQSDNDGASAAQVLAFGKRYALSNDTNSQNYFGYNSTVKTTDFYIARLDAKIAPNSEFTNSAYTYKYDNETLSGLDATQPGLLAGQVPGVAVPTGVTTTNRVKFSPTGAFVFGIPGYTKSNAYRVYGDIAKVKVDFGFGALTVGAWLEWSHTYRQQTEIDLISNRFNYRNSQQVAPATGLNPGAITQGYIRFDQNSSLNHTEEFAELELRPFDGLTITPGIKHVDFNRKIDALYNQTTRYAQRISKTYTATLPFLTANYQITSNLAIYGQFAKGFLAPPLSQLYVARPDLSVVDPQSSTNYQAGIVYHGSKLSLDFDAYSIDFNNKFISSTSPIPGEGVIFTNIGGALYRGIEGQATFAFGNGFAVFANGSLNEAIAKDTRLQIDKAPKSTAAAGLLYKHGPIRFSLIDKYTGPQYISNSGLGTTPIELTPVTGVANRFRIAPYNTAIVSASYDFGFVRAGIKVSDLFDSQRVINVSGTQYFFQPGRQITGEVTVKF encoded by the coding sequence ATGCGAACGACTCTGACGCGCCTTTTGGTAGGCGTTGCCTTCATCGCCAATACGGCCGCTGCTCATGCCGCCGATGCTCCAGCACCTAGCAGCGCGGAAGAGGACAAGATCGCCGAGGGTTCGACGATCGTCGTCACCGCAACCAAGCCGAACGAAATCGCGCCCGTGACAGCTTCGCTCGCCACTACGCAGCCACAATCGATCGTCTCGCGATCGTTCATCCAGGATTCGATTTCGACGACGGCCGATTTCAACCAGATCGCACTGATCGCGCCGTCGGTTTCGAACTTCGGCGGGACCAACGGGGTCGGGCTGTCCGAATCGAAAGCGCAGATTCGCGGGTTCCAGGACGGCGAGTATAATATTACCTATGATGGTGTGCCGTTCGGCGATCAGAACGATCCGACGCACCATTCGAACACCTTCTGGCCGTCGAACACGATCGAGACGCTGGTCGTCGATCGCGGTCCGGGCAATGCCAGCCAGCTGGGGCAAGCGACGTTCGGCGGCAATATCAACCTGTTCAGCCGCGCGCCGCGAGACGAACTGGGGGTCGAGCTGGTCGGCGGATACGGCACATTCAACACCTATAACGGGCAGGCCGTGCTTCAGTCGGGTGCCATCGACGCACTCGGCGGGACCAAATTCGTTGTCAGCGCGCAATATGTGAATTCGGACGGCGCACTGTCATTCGAGAAATACAAGCAGCTCAACCTTTATGCTAAAGCCGTGGTACCGATCAGCAGCGATGTGACGCTGAGCTTCATAGCGACGGCCAATCGCAACGTGTTCAACCAGTCGGACAACGACGGCGCGAGCGCGGCGCAGGTGCTTGCTTTCGGAAAGCGTTACGCGCTGTCGAACGACACGAATTCGCAGAATTATTTTGGCTACAACAGTACGGTCAAGACGACCGACTTTTACATCGCGCGCCTCGACGCCAAGATCGCGCCGAACAGCGAATTCACCAACAGCGCCTACACCTACAAATACGACAACGAAACGTTGTCGGGCCTCGACGCGACGCAGCCCGGACTACTGGCGGGACAGGTGCCTGGTGTCGCAGTACCGACCGGTGTGACCACCACCAACCGCGTCAAATTCTCGCCGACCGGCGCGTTCGTTTTCGGGATTCCCGGATACACCAAATCCAACGCCTATCGCGTCTATGGTGACATCGCCAAGGTGAAGGTGGACTTCGGGTTCGGCGCGCTGACCGTTGGCGCATGGCTCGAATGGAGCCATACCTACCGCCAGCAGACCGAAATCGATCTGATTTCGAACCGCTTCAATTATCGTAATTCGCAGCAGGTTGCGCCCGCGACTGGGCTGAACCCCGGTGCAATTACTCAGGGCTATATCCGGTTCGACCAGAATTCATCGCTCAATCACACCGAAGAGTTTGCAGAACTCGAATTGCGACCATTCGACGGGCTGACGATCACCCCCGGCATCAAGCACGTCGATTTCAACCGCAAGATTGATGCGCTTTACAACCAGACCACGCGCTATGCCCAACGGATAAGCAAAACCTACACGGCGACCTTGCCGTTCCTGACGGCGAATTATCAGATAACCTCAAACCTCGCGATCTACGGCCAGTTCGCCAAGGGTTTTCTCGCGCCGCCTCTCAGCCAGCTCTACGTTGCGCGCCCTGACCTGTCAGTGGTCGATCCGCAGAGTTCGACCAACTATCAGGCGGGCATCGTTTATCATGGGTCAAAGCTAAGCCTCGATTTCGACGCCTATTCGATCGACTTCAACAACAAGTTCATCAGTTCCACCTCGCCGATCCCCGGCGAAGGCGTTATCTTCACCAACATCGGCGGCGCGCTCTATCGGGGTATCGAGGGACAAGCGACATTCGCGTTCGGCAACGGCTTCGCGGTGTTCGCCAACGGCTCGCTTAACGAAGCGATTGCCAAAGACACTCGCCTTCAAATCGACAAGGCACCCAAGAGTACGGCGGCTGCGGGTCTTCTCTACAAGCACGGTCCGATCCGCTTCTCGCTGATCGATAAATATACCGGCCCACAGTACATCTCGAACTCGGGCCTCGGCACGACGCCCATCGAACTGACGCCGGTGACGGGTGTCGCCAATCGGTTCCGCATTGCGCCATATAATACGGCAATCGTATCGGCGAGCTATGACTTCGGCTTCGTCCGCGCCGGTATCAAGGTCAGTGACCTGTTCGACTCGCAGCGAGTCATCAACGTGTCGGGCACGCAGTATTTCTTCCAACCTGGACGGCAGATCACCGGCGAAGTGACGGTGAAGTTCTGA
- a CDS encoding TolC family protein produces MRYEKRPVSPSAIAAAQAVRVFDPAKIASRLATLTPAQHLDPGRWDRLALFAALLDNNADIAASRAAVARATAEERAAHASPGPTLTLTSEYAGAAPEASPWLFGGVVDVPLDVGGRRAARIDSAGLKIAVARYDYLEMIWTARQALRTALVDRAIAVRQAEAGTQLTALRERHFAAVARRVVAGETTRADLERIRADLSDARRRAADAAARVIAETRAIAALTGVPVSELSEGKVKWDDFDAPALSVSDPAARRSALVARADILRVVVAYDQSEADLRGEVARQYPAISVGPGFTWERGLVKLPFSLGFVLPPLDLNRRAIFAAEGRRAEAGRLLEAAVANASAAIDAAETEARAAREALAAIRRSELPAARALAAQAERELRAGAIDRTDWAASQSGVLIARLAELDALARVHAADTALELALRRPLSGPELNIVGSPEALQ; encoded by the coding sequence GTGCGCTATGAAAAACGTCCGGTTTCGCCGAGTGCCATTGCTGCGGCACAGGCAGTTCGCGTGTTCGACCCGGCCAAGATTGCCAGTCGCCTAGCGACGTTAACACCAGCTCAGCACCTCGATCCCGGACGATGGGACCGGCTCGCGTTGTTTGCTGCATTGCTCGACAACAACGCAGACATCGCGGCTTCTCGCGCCGCCGTCGCTCGCGCGACCGCCGAGGAACGCGCGGCGCATGCGTCTCCGGGTCCGACGTTGACGCTCACGAGCGAATACGCGGGTGCTGCGCCCGAAGCGTCGCCGTGGCTGTTCGGTGGTGTCGTCGATGTTCCGCTCGACGTCGGTGGACGGCGGGCCGCGCGGATCGACAGCGCCGGACTCAAGATCGCAGTTGCGCGCTACGATTATCTGGAGATGATCTGGACGGCGCGGCAGGCCCTGCGAACCGCACTTGTCGATCGCGCAATCGCGGTGCGTCAGGCCGAAGCGGGAACCCAGCTGACGGCGCTGCGCGAGCGTCATTTCGCCGCCGTCGCACGGCGGGTTGTGGCAGGAGAAACGACGCGCGCCGATCTCGAACGCATCCGCGCCGACCTCAGCGATGCGCGTCGGCGTGCTGCCGATGCGGCAGCGCGGGTCATCGCCGAAACCCGCGCGATTGCAGCGTTGACGGGCGTCCCCGTGTCGGAGCTGTCCGAAGGTAAAGTCAAATGGGACGACTTTGACGCACCGGCATTGTCGGTGTCCGATCCAGCCGCCCGGCGGTCTGCCCTTGTCGCGCGTGCCGACATTCTCCGTGTTGTCGTCGCCTATGACCAGAGCGAAGCCGATTTGCGTGGCGAAGTTGCACGGCAATACCCGGCAATCAGTGTCGGGCCGGGGTTCACCTGGGAGCGTGGCCTCGTCAAGCTGCCGTTCTCGCTCGGTTTTGTCTTGCCGCCGCTCGACCTCAATCGCCGCGCGATTTTCGCCGCTGAAGGAAGGCGAGCCGAAGCAGGTCGCTTGCTCGAAGCGGCCGTTGCCAATGCCTCTGCCGCGATTGATGCCGCCGAAACCGAAGCTCGCGCCGCGCGCGAAGCGCTCGCTGCGATCCGACGCAGCGAATTGCCCGCCGCGCGCGCATTGGCAGCACAGGCCGAGCGCGAACTGAGAGCGGGCGCAATCGACCGCACTGATTGGGCCGCCTCGCAAAGCGGCGTGCTGATTGCGCGCCTTGCCGAACTCGATGCGCTCGCCCGCGTTCATGCCGCCGATACGGCGCTGGAGCTTGCCTTGCGTCGGCCGCTTTCCGGGCCGGAACTCAACATCGTCGGAAGCCCGGAGGCATTGCAATGA